GTCTTTTCAGGATGGAAGTTCCGGAAATCAACGATGGGCTTGTGATTATAAAAGACATTGTAAGAGAGCCGGGGGAAAGGACAAAGCTCGCGGTGTATTCAAAAAATCCGTCCATTGACCCGGTAGGCGCATGCGTGGGCATGAAAGGCACGAGGGTCCAGTCCATAGTTCGTGAACTGCGGGGCGAAAGGATCGACATTATCCCGTGGACCGATGATCCCAGGCAGCTTGTTGCAAGGGCGCTCAGCCCTGCGTCAGTCGACAGAATCGGCATAAATGAAGAAACAAAAACCGCGATGGTAGTTGTGAACGACCAGCAGCTCTCTCTCGCGATCGGCAAAAGAGGACAGAATGTCAGGCTTGCAATGAAGCTCACCGGATGGGATATCGATATCCTCAGCGAATCCGAATATTCCAAGATGAGAATCGAAGAGGCAGACAAAACATTCTCTCCTCCTTCGGCTGATGGCTAAAGACCTTTCAGACCTTCCTGTCCAATATATCAAAGGTGTAGGCCCTCACAGGGCTGAATTATTCAGCCGGCTTGGAATATCGTCAGTGAAAGACGCCCTGTACTATCTCCCCTACCGCTATGAAGACAGGAGCAGCATCAGGAAAATCAGCGAACTCGCTTACGGAAATGTTGAGACTGTATCCGGGAAGATCGTTTCTGCTGAAGTCATCAGATTGCGCGGGAGGAACCTCAGGATATTCGAGCTGACCGTCAACGACGGGAGCGGCTCTCTCAAGGGCAAATGGTTCAACCAGCCGTTCATGAAAAAGAACTTCAAGCCTGGACAGGAAGTCCTGCTCTCAGGCATGGTAAAAAGAAACCCGTACTGGAGTATCGGGTTCGAAATAGACAATCCTGAATACGAAATCCTTACTTCCGGGGAGGATTCCCTTATTCACACCAACAGGATCGTCCCTGTCTACAGGGTTACAGGCGGTGTCAGTGTCAGGCAGATGCGGTCAGTCATGTTCAGTATCGTAACCATGTATCTGCAGGAAGTGGCTGATCCTGTCCCCCCGGAGATTCTTCAGAAAAACAGGCTGCCGGGGTTGCCGGAGAGCCTACAGCAGGTCCACTTCCCGAATGAGGATGCTGATCTTGAACTGCTGAACAGGGGAACAAGCCTCTTCCACAGACGGCTCTCGTTTGATGAACTCTTTATGCTCGAGCTGGGTCTGGCAATCACGAAAAAAGGGAGCGTGCTCGCACAAGGAATCGTATTTGCTCCTGAAGGCAATCTTGTGCAAAAACTGCGTGAACTGCTGCCTTTCAGACTTACTGCCGCTCAGGAGAGGGTATTCAGCGATATCCTTGGAGACATGAAAAAACCATATCCTATGCACCGGCTCATCCAGGGAGATGTGGGATGCGGAAAAACAGTTGTGGCACTGATGGCCATGGTAACCGCGGCTGAATGCGGATACCAGTCTGCAATCATGGCACCCACGGAAATACTCGCCGAACAGCACTACCTTAATATCTGTAAACTGGCGCAGGGTCTCGGCCTGAAAATATGCCTTCTTACAGGGAGCAAGAAAGACCGTCCCCTGAACGAAATCTCCTCCGGAGAGATTGATCTGGTAGTCGGGACCCATGCATTAATCCAGGAAGGGGTGATATTCAGAAACCTCGGCCTCGCGGTTATCGATGAGCAGCACCGTTTCGGAGTAATGCAGCGCGCCCTTCTCAGGAAAAAAGCAGTTAACCCGGATGTCCTTGTCATGACCGCAACTCCCATCCCCCGGACACTTGCACTGACCCTATACGGCGATCTCGATTATTCAGTAATTGACGAACTCCCTCCTGACAGGCGGCCGGTTTCCACCCTTTTGTTCCATCCGAAACAGAAGGATGCCATCTACGGCATGATCAGTGAAGAGATTAAGAAAGGCAGGCAGGTATACGTGGTATACCCGCTTATCGAGGAGTCGGAAAAGACAGACCTCAAATCCGCAATCATGGGCAGGGATGCATTCGAGAAAATATTTCCTGACTTCAGGATCGGGCTCATCCATGGCAGGATGAAAGCGCAGGAAAGGGAAGAGGTAATGGCATCCTTCACACAGGGTGAACTGGACATGCTCGTGAGCACGACCGTCATTGAGGTCGGCGTAGACGTGCCAAATGCCACGCTTATGGTTATAATACATTCAGAGAGGTTCGGACTGTCACAACTCCATCAGCTGAGGGGCAGAACCGGGAGAAGCCACTTCCGGTCCTACTGCGTGCTTCTTGCCTATGAACCCCTGAGCGATGAGGCAAAGCGGAGACTTGAGATCATGGTACATAGTCATGACGGTTTCAGGATCGCCGAAGAGGATCTGGACATACGGGGTCCCGGTGAATTCTTCGGAACTCGCCAGTCCGGCATGCCGGACCTGAGGATCGCACATATCGTGAGGGACGCAAAGATTCTCAGTAAGGCAAGGGAAGAAGCGTTTGCGCTCATAGA
The Nitrospirota bacterium genome window above contains:
- the recG gene encoding ATP-dependent DNA helicase RecG, translated to MAKDLSDLPVQYIKGVGPHRAELFSRLGISSVKDALYYLPYRYEDRSSIRKISELAYGNVETVSGKIVSAEVIRLRGRNLRIFELTVNDGSGSLKGKWFNQPFMKKNFKPGQEVLLSGMVKRNPYWSIGFEIDNPEYEILTSGEDSLIHTNRIVPVYRVTGGVSVRQMRSVMFSIVTMYLQEVADPVPPEILQKNRLPGLPESLQQVHFPNEDADLELLNRGTSLFHRRLSFDELFMLELGLAITKKGSVLAQGIVFAPEGNLVQKLRELLPFRLTAAQERVFSDILGDMKKPYPMHRLIQGDVGCGKTVVALMAMVTAAECGYQSAIMAPTEILAEQHYLNICKLAQGLGLKICLLTGSKKDRPLNEISSGEIDLVVGTHALIQEGVIFRNLGLAVIDEQHRFGVMQRALLRKKAVNPDVLVMTATPIPRTLALTLYGDLDYSVIDELPPDRRPVSTLLFHPKQKDAIYGMISEEIKKGRQVYVVYPLIEESEKTDLKSAIMGRDAFEKIFPDFRIGLIHGRMKAQEREEVMASFTQGELDMLVSTTVIEVGVDVPNATLMVIIHSERFGLSQLHQLRGRTGRSHFRSYCVLLAYEPLSDEAKRRLEIMVHSHDGFRIAEEDLDIRGPGEFFGTRQSGMPDLRIAHIVRDAKILSKAREEAFALIDTDPELHTHPLLRKTLEKFWEGKIELFKTG